The following DNA comes from Agromyces mangrovi.
CGCGAGGGCTCCGCGCCGATGCCGGGCGCCTCGGTGAAGGGGTGCAACCTCGTGATCGCCGTCGACGGTATCGACGGGCTCATGGCCACCGGCGTCGAACTCGGCGGGAGCGTCGCGCTGGCCGCCGAGGACATGCCGGGCCTCGGGCGGCTGGGGTACCTGCTCGACCCCGACGGCAACGTGTTCGGCATGCTCCAGTCGACGCTCTCCGACGGCACCCCGGCCATGTAGTCCGGCCGGCTGGTGCGGCGCAGTCCCGCGGAATGTCGGTGGTGCGGCGGAACATGGAGGCATGGACACCACCACCTACATCACCGGGCGCGAACTGCGCCCCGGCGACATCGTGGTGAACCCGTACGGTGACGCGTTCCCCATCACGAAGGTGCGTGCCATCGGCGCGGGTCGCCGCGTGACCTACGAGCGCAAGGGCGGCAAGGCCGCCAGCTTCACGGTGCCGGCTGACGGCCTGACCCGGGTGTTCCTGCCACGGCGCAGTGCGCTGGCCGGCGCGGACGCCTGATCCGCCGGCGCCCCGCGCGCGGCTGCTTGCAGCCGCAGGGTCTCTCGGCCATGATTCCCACATGGGCGGCACGCGACCGCCGGCGAACAGAGGAGCCATGGCCGATTCCGAGTCCCGCGACGAGACGGGCGGCACGTCCACCGCAGCGGCATCGAAGCCCGCGAAGACGAAGCTGTCGGCGAAGAAGTGGGGCAAGAAGCAGCGCTCGTTGATCGACATCATCGCGGTGTTCGTGCTGTCGATCACCGCCGTGCTCACCGCCTGGTGCGGCTTCGAGGCGTCGAAGTGGGGCGGCGAGATGTCGATCGCGTTCAGCCAGGCGTCGTCCTCCCGCATCCAGTCGACGAACTTCGAGGGCGAAGCGCGCGACGCGCGCATGTTCGACCTCGTCATCTGGGCGTCCTACGTCGAGTCGGTCGCGAACGACGAGCCGGCGCTCACCGCCTACATCGAAGAGCGCTTCACCCCGCACTTCGCCGTGGCGTTCGAAGACTGGGACGCGAGTGGCCGCGAGGAGTCGGGCCCGTTCGTGATGGAGTCGTACGTGCCGCCCGGCACTGTCGAGGCCGCCGAGCTCGGCGAGCGCGCCGACCAGAAGTTCCAGGAGGCGCTCGACAACAACCAGCGCGGCGACAACTATTCTCTGCTGACGGTGCTCTTCGCCCTCGTCCTGTTCCTCAGCGCCATGGCGCAACGCGACATCTCGCCGAAGGCGGCGTGGGGGCTGCTGGGCCTCGCGATGGTGGTCGCGGTGGTGGGCATCGTGATCCTCACCACGTTCCCGATCAAGATCTGAGGCGCGGCGCCCGGTCGGGCGGCGTGGTTCAGGCGCCGGCGCGGGCCTTGGCCTCGAGGCCGTCGAGCACCAGGTCGAGCGCGAAGCCGAACTCGGTCGCGTCGTCGCACCAGCCGATCGTCGAGTCGGGGTCGTCGTGCGCCACCTCGGCGAACATCGCGACGAGGTGCGGCGTGCGCGCGGCGAGCGCCTCCGCCGCGGCTGCATCCGGCTGGCTGTCGTCGGTCACCAGCTCCTGGCTGAACCCGAACATGCGGCTGCCGAGCGCGTGCATCGCGTGGTGGATGAGGTCGTACGAGAACCCGCCCGAGCGCAGCGTGCCGACCACGGCGTCGGCGTAGCCCGCGGTGATCGCGCCCGGGAAGGCCCGCGTCTGCATGATCACGGTGGCCCACGGATGCCGCAGCATGACCTCGCGCGCCGTCAGGATGCGCGCGCGCAGCGACGCCTTCCACTCCGGGTCGCGCTCGGGCACCGCGTAGCCGCCCGTCGCGGCCTCGACCTCGTCGAACACCAGCTCGACCAGGCCGTCGAGCAGGGCGTCCTTGTTGGGCACGTGGTAGTAGAGCGACATCGGCTCGACGCCGAGTCGGTCGGCGAGGCGGCGCATGGTGACGGCCTCGAGGCCCGACTCGTCGGCGAGTTCGAGCGCGTCGCGCAGCACGCGGTCGCGCGTGAGCGGCGCGCGCCTGGTGTCGCGCCCGGCCGTGGACGTCATGGCGACCTCCTTCGTCCCGTACAGCGTACGGCGAGGGGTTGACGACCCCGCTGCGACTCGCTATCTTACAGCGTAAGTCGTACAACGTAAGGTTACGACTCGAGGGGAGCCAGACATGACCACCACCACACGCCGGACCACGTCCGCCGGCACCGCATCCGCCGCCACCGACACCATGCGCGCGGCCGAGTACCGCAGGTTCGGCCCGCCCGAGGTCGTCGCCGTCACGCGGGTGCCGAAGCCGGTGCCCGCGCCCGACGAGCTGCTCGTCCGCGTGCATGCGAGCACCGTGAGCATCGCCGACCACCGCATCCGCAGCCGACGTGTGCCGCGCGGCCTGCTGCCCCTGGTCGCTCCCTCGATCGGCGTGTTCCGCCCGCGCAACCGCGTGCTCGGCATGGAGGCGGCCGGCACGGTCGAGGCCGTCGGCGCCGACGTGACGCGGTTCGCCCCCGGCGACGAGGTCGTGCTCATGCGCGGCTCGCGCTTCGGCGGCCACGCCGAGTACGTGACCGCGCGCGAGGCCGGCACGGTGGCGAAGAAGCCCGCCGCCCTGTCGTTCGAGGAGGCCGTCGCGATCGTGTTCGGCGGCTACACGGC
Coding sequences within:
- a CDS encoding VOC family protein, with translation MSNLVVHFEIHGTEPQQLIDFYSKLLGWTFTQYGEMEYWSIDTGDGSIRPSEGAAGHGINGGLLRREGSAPMPGASVKGCNLVIAVDGIDGLMATGVELGGSVALAAEDMPGLGRLGYLLDPDGNVFGMLQSTLSDGTPAM
- a CDS encoding TetR/AcrR family transcriptional regulator C-terminal domain-containing protein, with product MTSTAGRDTRRAPLTRDRVLRDALELADESGLEAVTMRRLADRLGVEPMSLYYHVPNKDALLDGLVELVFDEVEAATGGYAVPERDPEWKASLRARILTAREVMLRHPWATVIMQTRAFPGAITAGYADAVVGTLRSGGFSYDLIHHAMHALGSRMFGFSQELVTDDSQPDAAAAEALAARTPHLVAMFAEVAHDDPDSTIGWCDDATEFGFALDLVLDGLEAKARAGA